The DNA sequence TAAGCAGTGCCTGTGGTAAATATCCCATCTCTTTGTATGCCATGACATCTGTCGCACCGTCACGTTTTGAGAGCTTTTTGCCCTGCGCATTGTGAATCATAGGGACATGGTAAAATTTCGGAACATCAAATCCGAGCGCTTCATAAACGACGATTTGTTTAGGAGTGTTTGAGAGGTGGTCGTCTCCGCGGATAACTTCATTGATACCCATCAAAGCATCGTCTATTGCCACGACAAAGTTATAGGTAGGACTTCCGTCTGCACGGGCAATGACAAAATCATCCAAAATATCTTCTGCCTGAAAGACAATATCGCCTTTGACACCGTCATGCACGACTATTTCACCGCTTAGAGGTGCTTTGATGCGGATGACAGGATCAACACCTTCGGGAGGAGTTCCGCAAAAGTCACGGTATCTGCCATCATATTTTGTCCGTTCTTTGTTTGCCATTTGTTGCTCACGCAAAGCATCAAGTTCCTCTTTGCTCATATAGCATTTGTAGGCTTTGCCCTCATCAAGCAGCTGCTGTATGTATTTTTTGTAAATATCTTCACGTTTGCTTTGGTAGGTGATTTCTCCGTCTGCTTCAAGTCCAAGCCATTCAAATGCTTTTAAAATGGCCTCTGTTGCCTCTTGAGAATTTCTTGCTTTGTCGGTATCTTCAATGCGAAGAAGAAACTTTCCCTTGTTCTTTCTTGCCCACAGATAAGAAAAAAGAGCCGTGCGTAAACCGCCAATATGCAGATAGCCTGTAGGAGATGGAGCAAAACGAGTAACAACCATGATATACCTCTTGTGTTAGTGTTCACTTCTTATGTAAACTTAGCGTGAGGCTCAGACTGGCAAGGAGAATTTGCCCTCTAAGTTAAGGTTACATAAGAAGTTTCTTGCAATTTTAGGCAATTGTTGGTTAAAGGCTGGTAAAATACTCTATTAAAATTAACAAAATGGATTTTTATGTTTAAATTACTCGTATTACTTATGCTTGCAAGCTTAGTAAATGCAGAAGTCTATGACGGTGTCGCAATTGTTGTAGAAGATAAAGCAATTACTCTGCTTGATATTGAAAAAGAGATGCAGCAGGCGCATATAGATGCAAAAAAAGCGTCCGACATCCTTATTCGTAAAAAACTTGAAGAGCTTGAAATTGCCAAAAGAGATATTTCGGTTTCAAGTACGGAAGTGTATGATGATATTAAAAAAATGGCTGAAGCAAACGGATTGACAATCAGTCAGTTGTATGATGCTGTGAGAGAACAAAGCGGTTTGAGTTCTACAGAATTCAAAGAAAAAATAAAACAAAAACTTTTAAGCCAAAAGCTTTATGTTGCCATTGCAATGTCATCACTCTCCGAACCGACTGACGAAGAGATAAAAGAGTATTACGAGCTGCACAAAAAGCAGTTTAACCATCCCGAATCTTTTTCTGTCATCATAAACGAATCAAAAGACAAAAGCCGACTGCAGGAAAAAGTAGACAATCCAATGTTTTATGCACCCGATATCAAGACACAGGAGCAGGTATTGCCTTACAATAAAATTCCGCCACAGCTTGCGGCAATCTTGGAAAAAACACCCCCAGACCATTTCACTCCGGTTTTGCCTGACGGCAGAGGCGGTTTTATGTGTTGTTATGTAAAGTCGACAACAAAATCAAAAAAAGTGGATCTGAAAAAGCTGAAACCGCAGATCATCAATGCGATTATGGCAGAAAAACGTGAAGCGGTTTTGAGTGACTATTTTGCACGGCTTCGTGACAATGCAGATATCAACATTATCAGACTGCCCAAATAAACTATGCTCAGCGATAAAAATTTTATAAACATAGCTTCAGAAATAGCCTCAGCATCCAAATGCGTTTCAAAACAGGTCGGTGCTGTCATTGTCAAAGACGGACGCATCTTAAGCACAGGCTACAACGGAACGCCTGCAGGCTATACGAACTGCTGTGATCACTGGAACGACGAATACACCAAAGAGCACCATGAGTGGAGCAAGACATACGAAATTCATGCAGAGATGAACGCGATTATCTGGGCGGCGAGAAAAGGCATCTCCATTGAGGGCGGAACAATTTACGTCACTTTGGAACCTTGCAGCGAATGCAGCAAAAACTTGATCGCCAGTGGCATCAAACGCATTGTATATGCCAAAGAGTATGAACATACTCACTCCAAAACCATCTCAAAGTTTTTGGAAGATAACGGAGTAAGCATAGAGCAGTTAGCTCTTTAAAAGTTCTTTTGCTTTAGATATAGGAAGACGATTGCCATGCCTTGCGGGTATTTATTTATATCTAAACTACTTAAAAAAATATAAAGGTTGGACACAACAGCAACAGATGTTAGTTGCTTAAGAAAATTTATCATTGTTTTTTGAAAATAAGTTTTAAATTTAATAGAAAAGCATCTATTATTTTGTTAGAATAGTAGTATATGCTTAAAATGGAGTTCATTATGCTAACCTTAAAACAAGAACAACTATTTGAAGAAATAGACATTTTACCGATAGATTTAAAAACTAAAATTGTTGATAAGTTACTGGCAAGTATCACACCTTCAAATGCTGCAATAGATTCTTTATGGATTAAAGAGGTAAATAGACGTAGAGATGAGATAGAAACCAATCAAGTTTCACATGTTAACGGGGATGAAGTTTTTAAAAAAATTTTTCAAAGATTAAACGCATAGTATGATATATTTTTTTCACCCTGATGCAGAAGCTGAACTTAATGCTTCAGTAAATTATTATGAAGAATGTCAAACTCATTTGGGTTTAGAGTTTGCACATGAAATTTACAAAACAATCCAAAGAATTATAGAATTTCCAGATGCTTGGCAAAAGCTTGATAAAGATATTCGAAGATGTTTAACAAATCGTTTTCCCTTTGGTGTAGTTTACTATCAAAAAGATGATGAAATAATAATTTTAGCAGTTATGCAACTTCAAAGAAAACCTAACTATTGGAAATCAAGAAAGACATAGGAATTCCACCCCTGTGAGTAAATCTCCACTTTTAGGGTGTAAAGTAACAAAGATGGCAGTTACTCACCCGAGTCCCCTCTGTAGTAAGAATCTATAGTTTTAAATTTTAAATAAAATTATGATAAATTAAAATGATAAAAATAATTTCAAAAGGTAGCAAAATGACAGCACCAATAATTGAAGCAAAAAAAGTTATTGAAACTTTATTACAAGAGTCATCATATGATGAGATTATAAGAGAATTGGCTTTTGATAGAATGATTAAGAAGGGTTTGCAAGAATCTAAAAAAAGAAAACTTACTATTGAGAGTCTTTTTTAGATTACAAAACTAACTGTGCTTAAATGTCAGCAAAACATACGAGCCAAATGAATGATAAAAGAGTAAGCATAGAGCAGTTAGCTCTTTAAAAACTCTTTTGCTTTTTCTGGCGGACGGGCGATGATTGCCTCTTTGTCATCTTTTATAATGATGGGACGTTCTATCAGTTTTGGATGCTCCGCCATCGCTTCTATAAGTTTGTCCTCATCTTTTTCATTTTGCAAATCAAGTTCTTTGTAAATGGCCTCTTTGGTACGCATCATCTCTCTCGCACTTTGCAGTCCGAGCATTTTTATAATGTTTTTGAGTTGTGCGGCACTCGGACGTTCGTCAAGATACTTGACAACATCGGCAGCAATACCGTTTTCTTCTAATATTTTAAGCGCCTCTCTCGATTTTGAACATCGCGGATTGTGTAAAATAGTGTATTTACTCATTCTCTTTCCTTTTTTTTAGTAGAATTTTACACTATAATAGTTGCAATTGATTAATAAAGAGGGTTTTGGAATGAAATATAAAAACAAATCATTAAAACTTGCCGAGTTTGCAAGGGAGTTGTTGACAAAACATTCTCTTGAAGATGGTCTGCCTCTGATTGCAAAATATGTCAAAGATGTCATAGGTGCCGAGCGGTGTTCTATATTTATATATGATGCTGCTGCAAATGAGGTGTGGACAACCCTGGCGGATGAAGTTAAAAAAATAACACTTCGTGCAGATAAAGGGTTGGTGGGGTATACACTCAAGGCAAAGAAACCTGTTGTAGCAAATGATGCCTATGCCCATCCGGAGTTTTTGCCCGAAATTGATTCGGCGACAGATTATATTACAAAAAATATCATAACAGCACCAATATTCAGTTCCAAAAGAGAGATTATCGGGGTGATGGAACTTTTAAACAAAGAAGAAGGATTTGATGAAGAAGATGTCCGTTTTATGATATTTTTTGCACATTATGTCAGCGGATTTTTAGAACTGCTGCATACGTATTTAGATCAAGAAAAGAGAGTGGATTAATATGAAACAATTAAAGAGAATTGCCGAATTCGGTAAAAAACTGATGACAACCAATGCGATTGATGATGCAATTGTTTTGATAAGTGATGAGGCAAAATCTCTTGCAGAGGCACAAAGATGTTCTATATTTATTGTGGACAGTGATGATGAGATACTCTGGACGACACACAGTGACGGAATGGGAAAAATCGTTGTCAGTGCGGATGCGGGGATAGTTGGCGCCACATATAAAAGCAAGACACCGCAGATAGTGAACAAACCTTATGAAGACGAGCGGTTTTTACAGCACATAGATAAAAAAAGCGGCTATCTGACCGAAAACATGCTGACAGTTCCTGTATTTGATTCAAAGAGAAATGTAATGGGCGTGATGCAGCTGCTTAACAAAGAAACAGACTTTACCCCGCAGGATCTGGAGACACTCACTTTTTTTGCCAATTATGTAAGTGGAAGCCTGGAACTTGTACTGATAACACAGATACAAGGCGGGGAATAAACACCTTGTATTTTCTCGACATTACATTGTAATATTGAGAACTTTGTGTGCTTTACTGATAAGTTCGTGATCAACAGCTCTGTCTGCAGGATCAATGGCTTTCATTGTTTTTGCAAGGGTGACTAAAAGTGCTCCTGCTATTTCCGGAAGTTTGTTTTCAAGCTCAATTTCAAGTGATAAAACCGGTGGATAAAAGCTAAGCGTTTGCGCAACATCTTTTGCATCTGTTTCTGCTTCAAGTTTTTTAAATGCCACCTATGTAGCAAATTATTTAGTTTTTAGTAAAGTGTGAGCATCATAGGCTAATCGAATGACGCCGACGGCATAGTTTGAGGAGTTGTTGTAACGCATAATTTTTTGTACATATTTTCTCATATACTGCAGGTGCTTTTTGCCTTTGCTGAAACATTGGTATGCTTTGCCGCTTTTGCTGCTTTTTTCATAGCAAAACGATGCATTGTCGTATTTGTAGGCATAGGCGTACCACTCTTGTTCTGTTTTTGGAATATCAGGCATTTTTTTCCAGTCAATGAGTGTGTCAAATTTTGCCTTTACATGTAAGAACTTCGCAGCAGAGAGGATGGCGTCTTCCATTTTACTCAAGTCTGCGACTTTGCCTTTGTAGCTGTCCGTGTAGATAAAACTGTTTGGCATAAACTGCGGGATGCCTATGGCACCGGCGTAGGAGCTTGCTAGATTACACTGTTGGGGTTTGACACCTTTTTTGTAGCAGTGTTCTATAATCGAAGCCATATTTGTTTTGCCCATTTTTAAGAGCCACTTGTTTCGGTGGGTATCGGGTTTTGTGCGTGTTACGATAGTGTTGAAAACAATGAAGGCATCATGTGTCGGTTTTATTTTGCCGAGTTTTGTCTCTTTGAGCAAAATGGCGGCAATGATTTCACGGTTGACATGATATTTATTTTCGGCATAGTCGTAAACATCTTTGTATTTTTGAAGATTTTTTACCATTTTTGGAACATATTTTATCAGTACATTGTTTGCCTGTTTCTCTTTTTCTTTATGGTATTTTATTTTTGAAGGCTGTATGTATTTCCAGGTTATTTCATCATACTTTTGTGTTTTAAAATAGGAGAGTAGAAATTGGTTGGCATATTTGTAACTGACGCCGTGTTTGACGACTTTTTTGCAAATATCTTCATAATGTCTGTTTGTAAAATTGCAGTTGTCATATTTTGCAAAAAGTACACTGCCAAGGAGCAGTAAAAATATAAATTTAGTTTTCATTGATTTCTTGAAGCCTTTGTGGTGTGCCTATATCATGCCACATTTTGTTAAATACTTCGCCACTGACAAGATTTTTGTCGATATTTTTTCTCAAAAGCGGAGCGAGCGGGCTTTTTTGTAACGCTTCGTTTTCAAAGAGTTTTGGATGGTAGTAGCCTATGCCGGAAAAGGTGTACATTGTTTTGTCTTTATTTGTTACAAGTCCATTTTTGAGTCCAAAGTCTCCTGTTGGATTGTGTACAGGATTGGGTACCAAAACAAGATGGGCAAACACGTCGATGAGTTTGAAATTCGGATTGAATTCATATTCGCAAAATATATCGCCGTTGACAACCAAAAAAGGAGCATCTCCTAAAAGTGGCAGTGCTTTTTTGATACCGCCGGCACTCTCGAGGGCTCCGCTGTTTTGCTCATTCGAGTAGTGAATTCTGACATGCCACCGTGAGCCGTCTCCGAGAGACTCCTGGATTTTATGGCCAAGATGGGCAATATTGATAACGATCTCCTCAAAACCGTTTTGAGCCAGCTTTTCAATATGCCACTCTATCAGCGCCTTTCCCTTTACATGTAACAAGGGCTTTGGCAGAGTATCGCTCAAAGGACGTATGCGCTCACCCCGACCTGCCGCAAGTATCATCGCTTTCATCATATGCTCTCCTTTTTTTATGGGTTTTAACCTGGCTATTCGTCTTGAAAGACACAAAGCCCGCGCTACAGAAAAAAATTTAGTTTTTTTCTAAGTCATGCTTTAGCATAGAAAGTACGGGTTCCGGGAAAATCATTTAACTTAATGGAACCCAGACTTCAGTCTGGGCTGAGTTGCTGTCAAAGTACAAGGCGAAGCTAAAGCATCGCTTCCGAAGAGTTTAGCACATGTTCTTTGAAACCTAGACTTCAGTTTCAATGACATTAAGTTAAGCGGCTTTTTCGGAACCCAGACTTCAGTCTGGGCTGAGTTGCCGTAAAAGTTTCCCAAACTCTTTGGTCTCCTCATATCGTAAAGCCGTTTCAATCACATAACGCAGTGTCAGCGGAATATTTTTTACATATCCCTCTTTGCCGTCACGCAAATGCAGACGCGAAAAAATCCCCAACACCTTTATATGCCGCTGCAGCCCCATAAAATCAAACCACTTTAAAAACTCTTCATTGCTTACATGTAAACCCTTTTTACGGGCAAACAAAAGTGCCAGCGCCTCGATCTCTTTGCGCTCAAAAGAGATATAACAGTCTTTTAAAAGCGAAACCAGATCATAGGTGAGTGCCCCGCTCATGGCATCCTGATAATCAATTATACCGAGTTCATTTTTGCTTGTGAACATAATATTTCGCGAGTGAAAATCACGATGTACAAAAATGTTTTGCGGCTGAGACAGTACAACACCGGATATCGCCTCAAGGGTAGAAGATATCAGCCTCTTTTGTTCTTTGTTTACATGTAAAGCAAGCTTTTTCTCCAAATACCACTCTTGCATTAAATCCATCTCTGTATGGAGAAATTTTTTGTCATACAGCGGCAGGTTTTTCGTATCGGCACTTTGCATTTGTATTATTGCATCAATGGCTTTTTCATACAGGCTTTTAAAGTTTTCACGCTTGAGTACATCCAGCAGTTGCGTATCACCGAAATCTTCTAAAATAAGATATCCAAGAGAGAGATTTTTTGCAAGAATTTTTGGTGCTTTGACCTTTACATGTAAGAGTCTTGAAGTGATGTTTACAAAGGGTGACAAAGAGTGTTTTTCCAAAGAGGCATCCAGCAAAATAACAGAATGATTTTTATATGAAAGCCGATAATATTTTCTAAAACTTGCATCGGCAGAGGCAATATGTATGTCATAATCTTTATAGGGAGTGGTTTGCAACCATGCTTTAATCTGCTGCATAAATAGCTCCTGCTACGGAATCTTTTTGGGCACCGGTAACTTTGGCGAGGGCAAGCGGCTCTTTGTGCAGGCGTTTCTTTGCAAACCAGGCAAATGCCATGGCTTCTAAAAAATCACTGCTGATCCCGAGGGCATCGCTTGCAATTACTTTGGCGTGGCACAGTGTGCTGAGTCTTTGCATCAAAAAGCTGTTTTTTACGCCGCCGCCGCAAATTATGAGCTGTGTAGCCTGTGTGGCATTGACGTCATTGGCAATGGAGCGGGCGGTAAGTTCGAGCAGGGTTTTTTGTATCTGTGCATCGGATAAATGTGCAAAATTTTGCAGTTGTTGTTCAAGCCATGCGGCATTAAAATACTCTCTGCCCGTACTTTTTGGCGGTTTTTGCCTGAAATAGTCATCGTCAAGCATTGTTTTGAGCAGTTCTTCATCTGCTTCGCCGCTTTTTGCAAATGCTCCCTCTGCATCATAATTTTTCTGTTGAGTTTTTTGCATCCACACATCCATCAAAACATTCCCGCAGCCGACATCCCAACCGCCAAAAGTATCAAAAAGCAAAGAGATATTTGCCATCCCTCCGATGTTTAGCACCGCTCTGTTTTCTTGTGTATCTGCAAATAAAAATTGATGAAAAGCAGGAGCAAAAGGCGCTCCCTGACCGCCGTTGGCTATGTCTTTGCCTCTAAAATCAGCTACAGTCGTGATGCCTGTCTTGGCTGCAACGATGTTTGCGTTGCCTAGCTGCATGGAAAAAGGATACAAAGAATCAGGTTCGTGCCAAAGTGTCTGTCCGTGCAGACCGACGGCAACTATACTCTTTAGATGTAAAGCATTGCTTTTTATAAAATCATTGATACTCTCTGCAAAAAGAAGCCCGAGTCTGCTGTCACATTCTCCGATTTGTTTTAAAGTGGCAGAATTGGCTGCAAGTTTGAGAACTTCTTCTTTTAATTCGTCTGGAAAAGGATACTCCTGTGCCGCAAGGAGTTTGCAGTTTGCAGTATCTATTTCACACAGAGCAATGTCAATGCCGTCAAGACTTGTCCCGCTCATAACACCGATGTAGAGTTCTTTTTTTATCATGTTTTTCCTGTTTCTTTTGATTATTATATCTATTTAGTAATAATTTTTTGTAACCTGGGCTCTAGTTTTGAAAGACACAAAGCCCGCACTACAGAAAAAATTTAGTTTTTTTCCAAGTCATGCTTTAGCATAGAAAGTATGTGTTCCAAAAAAAGCAAAAGAAACGAAAAAAAAGTTTCAATACCATTAGGCTCTCAACGGCTTTTTCGGAACCCGTACTTCAGTGCGGGCTCAAAGTGTTAAAGTGCTGGCAACAGCCGGCACTGAAGTACCGGTTCCAAGACGATACCAAGCTTTTGCTTAAGCTAATGGTTTATCCTTTTAGTTTGGGCTGTACTGCTTGCGAGAGTTGTATGCGAAGTATCTGTCTGCATAATCACAAAAGCAACCAAGGTTCCTAAAATCATCTGCCAGGCAAATCCTATATGAATGCTAAATACATAGGGCTGTAAGGCTAATACACTCACAAAGCCTCCGACAAGGGCAAAAGGAACGGTCGCGGCACTTCCTCTTGTTGTAAAAACCGCCGAGAAAAAGACGCCTAAAAGTCCGGTGTAGGCAAAGGTCATTACCCCCAGGGCAAAACTGACAAGGGAGAGTTCACTTTCTCTTTGCCAAAAATAACTCACAATTGCCATAAAAAAGAGAATAAATGCAAAGATAAGTACGGCATTTCGGGAAGCTTTTAAAAAATGTATTTCTTTCGTATGGGGATCTTTTTGCAATTTCCACGGTCGGTACAAATCTTCAACGGCGACAGAAGCCATGGCACCCAAAACAGAGTTTGTGCTTGAAAGTGCTGCGGCAATGGCACCGACTGTTACAAGCCCTCTCAGTCCTGAGGGCATTTCATTGAGGATGTAATACATAAAAACGGTAATGCTCTCGCCTTGAAAATTCTGACTTACCGTATCCGTCTGGTAATGTACAAAAAGCAGTGCTCCGATGCCAAGAAAAAGCATGACAATGGGAATAGTCAAAACAATGGAGAGAATGAGTGACTGCGCAGCTTCGTTTTTGTTTTTACAGCTGAGTACGCGCTGGGTCATGTCCTGATCAAGTCCGAAAGCGGCTATGTTTAAAAGCAGCCAACCGCTAAAAAGTGCCATCATACTGAACTTCCCATCAAGTGAATTATCTATTACATGTAACTTGTTATGTGCTTGCAGGATTGCTAAAATATCTATATTGTGCAAAGAGAGATACAAATACCAAAAAACTAAAAGACCGGCACCGACATAGGTAAGGGCTTGAATGATATCACTGAAGATGATGGACTTGATACCGCCGAAGTAAGTGTAGGATAAAGCGCCTGCAATTAAAAGAGTGATGGCAACAAGCATATGAAAAAAGCCGATATCCAAAAAAAGTATCATACTCACAGCCAGTGCGCCGATGTAGAGCCGTGCCCCGCTCGCCATAATGCGTCCAAGCAAAAACATGATGCCTGCCTGCTTTTTGGCACGTTCGCCGTAGCGTGTTTGTAAAAGTTCATAGACGGTGACAACTTTGTATTTGTAAAATTTCGGGACAAAAACAAGGCTGATAAATACAACAGCCACCAGCGCAGAAAAATAAAACCCCAAAAAGGTAAAATCATGGACATAGGAAAATTCCGGAACACCCAAAAAAGTTGCAGCAGATTGAGAAGTAGCGATGATTGAGACGGCAACAGCGAACATTGGCATAGTATTTGAGCTGACAAAATAGTCTCTTGAGGAACTGATTTTGAATTGGGAAAAGAGGTAGGAACTGATGGCGAGCACCAGAAAATAAGCACCAAAAACAAACCAGTCAAGAGAAGAAAACCCGCTACTCATCGGCACCTCTGAGATGCAGGTCTGGCACACCTGCTCTTACTTCCTGCATAAAAAGTACCCCGGGATCTGCTTTTTGGGTTCTGTACCCTGCATCATGTTCCAGCCAGAGGGGATTGTTTTGCATTTTTGTGTATTCGTAATGCCCGATGAGGTAGGCAATGTCAGGATATTGTTGTTTGAGATATTTTACAAGGGCAATGTTTGCACGTACCTGCGCATCTGTTAAATCCTCTTTTTTGTTTGCCTCACCGCCGACGTTTTCTATGCCGATACTTGAGTAGTTGAGTCCGATGACATGGCGTGCCATAACATCATCTGGCATCAGCTGGTAAATTGTTCCGTCTCGGTCCACCAAATAGTGTGCCGAGACATTCAATGCCGAGGCGTTTGCTATATCTTTTCTGTCAGAGAGCAGTTTTTGCGGATCAAGTCTGGCAAAACTTTTGTTTGCATCCATCACGGCAGTCCAGTGCAGAACAATTATTTTTGGCTTTATTTTTATCTCCTTTACATGTAAGCCGTAATGTTTTTGAATATATGCCCGCGTTAATGCTTTACGCTCTTTTTCAAATATGACAGGCTTTTGTACAAGTCTGTTTTTGAAATGCAGATTTGTGATTCGTGCATTGGATGCTATAATTTTGCTGAGCGGAATCTTTTTATTTTTGACCTGCTTGAAAATAGTCTCAACTATCTCTTGCGTCGAATTGTGTGCAAGCTGATTGCCAAAGAGTAAAATATTCACCCCTGCATTGATTGCCAGAGTCAGGGCATCTTTGAGTGAATAATTTGCAGAGATAGCCTTCATCTGCATATCATCACTGATGATGACGCCCTGAAAGTGCAATCTGTTGCGTAAAAGTTCTGTATTTATTTTATAAGAGAGTGTTGCCGGATATTTGTCATCCAAATGTGCATTAAAGACATGTGCAGTCATAATTGCATCAGCCTTATGGGCTTTG is a window from the Sulfurimonas hydrogeniphila genome containing:
- the gltX gene encoding glutamate--tRNA ligase, whose translation is MVVTRFAPSPTGYLHIGGLRTALFSYLWARKNKGKFLLRIEDTDKARNSQEATEAILKAFEWLGLEADGEITYQSKREDIYKKYIQQLLDEGKAYKCYMSKEELDALREQQMANKERTKYDGRYRDFCGTPPEGVDPVIRIKAPLSGEIVVHDGVKGDIVFQAEDILDDFVIARADGSPTYNFVVAIDDALMGINEVIRGDDHLSNTPKQIVVYEALGFDVPKFYHVPMIHNAQGKKLSKRDGATDVMAYKEMGYLPQALLNFLVRLGWSHGDQEIFSMDEMKELFDPKDINKSASIYNTEKLDWLNAHYIKNTPNEELTELLADFGVVLSSHDKKEILLDALKERAKTLKELATLINEIVTTPQSYDEKAVKKAFKGNAIEILEHFANKLDEAKELHLPSDYHHVMEALVNEMEIGFGKIGNPLRVALLGKMSGPGLDVVMSVIGKDETILRIARAIEANI
- a CDS encoding peptidylprolyl isomerase; the protein is MFKLLVLLMLASLVNAEVYDGVAIVVEDKAITLLDIEKEMQQAHIDAKKASDILIRKKLEELEIAKRDISVSSTEVYDDIKKMAEANGLTISQLYDAVREQSGLSSTEFKEKIKQKLLSQKLYVAIAMSSLSEPTDEEIKEYYELHKKQFNHPESFSVIINESKDKSRLQEKVDNPMFYAPDIKTQEQVLPYNKIPPQLAAILEKTPPDHFTPVLPDGRGGFMCCYVKSTTKSKKVDLKKLKPQIINAIMAEKREAVLSDYFARLRDNADINIIRLPK
- a CDS encoding deoxycytidylate deaminase, which translates into the protein MLSDKNFINIASEIASASKCVSKQVGAVIVKDGRILSTGYNGTPAGYTNCCDHWNDEYTKEHHEWSKTYEIHAEMNAIIWAARKGISIEGGTIYVTLEPCSECSKNLIASGIKRIVYAKEYEHTHSKTISKFLEDNGVSIEQLAL
- a CDS encoding addiction module protein → MLTLKQEQLFEEIDILPIDLKTKIVDKLLASITPSNAAIDSLWIKEVNRRRDEIETNQVSHVNGDEVFKKIFQRLNA
- a CDS encoding type II toxin-antitoxin system RelE/ParE family toxin, which produces MIYFFHPDAEAELNASVNYYEECQTHLGLEFAHEIYKTIQRIIEFPDAWQKLDKDIRRCLTNRFPFGVVYYQKDDEIIILAVMQLQRKPNYWKSRKT
- the arsC gene encoding arsenate reductase (glutaredoxin) (This arsenate reductase requires both glutathione and glutaredoxin to convert arsenate to arsenite, after which the efflux transporter formed by ArsA and ArsB can extrude the arsenite from the cell, providing resistance.), which translates into the protein MSKYTILHNPRCSKSREALKILEENGIAADVVKYLDERPSAAQLKNIIKMLGLQSAREMMRTKEAIYKELDLQNEKDEDKLIEAMAEHPKLIERPIIIKDDKEAIIARPPEKAKEFLKS
- a CDS encoding GAF domain-containing protein — its product is MQLINKEGFGMKYKNKSLKLAEFARELLTKHSLEDGLPLIAKYVKDVIGAERCSIFIYDAAANEVWTTLADEVKKITLRADKGLVGYTLKAKKPVVANDAYAHPEFLPEIDSATDYITKNIITAPIFSSKREIIGVMELLNKEEGFDEEDVRFMIFFAHYVSGFLELLHTYLDQEKRVD
- a CDS encoding GAF domain-containing protein: MKQLKRIAEFGKKLMTTNAIDDAIVLISDEAKSLAEAQRCSIFIVDSDDEILWTTHSDGMGKIVVSADAGIVGATYKSKTPQIVNKPYEDERFLQHIDKKSGYLTENMLTVPVFDSKRNVMGVMQLLNKETDFTPQDLETLTFFANYVSGSLELVLITQIQGGE
- a CDS encoding DUF1931 family protein, with the translated sequence MAFKKLEAETDAKDVAQTLSFYPPVLSLEIELENKLPEIAGALLVTLAKTMKAIDPADRAVDHELISKAHKVLNITM
- a CDS encoding lytic murein transglycosylase produces the protein MKTKFIFLLLLGSVLFAKYDNCNFTNRHYEDICKKVVKHGVSYKYANQFLLSYFKTQKYDEITWKYIQPSKIKYHKEKEKQANNVLIKYVPKMVKNLQKYKDVYDYAENKYHVNREIIAAILLKETKLGKIKPTHDAFIVFNTIVTRTKPDTHRNKWLLKMGKTNMASIIEHCYKKGVKPQQCNLASSYAGAIGIPQFMPNSFIYTDSYKGKVADLSKMEDAILSAAKFLHVKAKFDTLIDWKKMPDIPKTEQEWYAYAYKYDNASFCYEKSSKSGKAYQCFSKGKKHLQYMRKYVQKIMRYNNSSNYAVGVIRLAYDAHTLLKTK
- the murU gene encoding N-acetylmuramate alpha-1-phosphate uridylyltransferase MurU, whose product is MMKAMILAAGRGERIRPLSDTLPKPLLHVKGKALIEWHIEKLAQNGFEEIVINIAHLGHKIQESLGDGSRWHVRIHYSNEQNSGALESAGGIKKALPLLGDAPFLVVNGDIFCEYEFNPNFKLIDVFAHLVLVPNPVHNPTGDFGLKNGLVTNKDKTMYTFSGIGYYHPKLFENEALQKSPLAPLLRKNIDKNLVSGEVFNKMWHDIGTPQRLQEINEN
- a CDS encoding aminoglycoside phosphotransferase family protein translates to MQQIKAWLQTTPYKDYDIHIASADASFRKYYRLSYKNHSVILLDASLEKHSLSPFVNITSRLLHVKVKAPKILAKNLSLGYLILEDFGDTQLLDVLKRENFKSLYEKAIDAIIQMQSADTKNLPLYDKKFLHTEMDLMQEWYLEKKLALHVNKEQKRLISSTLEAISGVVLSQPQNIFVHRDFHSRNIMFTSKNELGIIDYQDAMSGALTYDLVSLLKDCYISFERKEIEALALLFARKKGLHVSNEEFLKWFDFMGLQRHIKVLGIFSRLHLRDGKEGYVKNIPLTLRYVIETALRYEETKEFGKLLRQLSPD
- a CDS encoding anhydro-N-acetylmuramic acid kinase; this translates as MIKKELYIGVMSGTSLDGIDIALCEIDTANCKLLAAQEYPFPDELKEEVLKLAANSATLKQIGECDSRLGLLFAESINDFIKSNALHLKSIVAVGLHGQTLWHEPDSLYPFSMQLGNANIVAAKTGITTVADFRGKDIANGGQGAPFAPAFHQFLFADTQENRAVLNIGGMANISLLFDTFGGWDVGCGNVLMDVWMQKTQQKNYDAEGAFAKSGEADEELLKTMLDDDYFRQKPPKSTGREYFNAAWLEQQLQNFAHLSDAQIQKTLLELTARSIANDVNATQATQLIICGGGVKNSFLMQRLSTLCHAKVIASDALGISSDFLEAMAFAWFAKKRLHKEPLALAKVTGAQKDSVAGAIYAAD